CACAAAAGGGATGAGAGTCAACGACATGTCAAGAAATTTAAACAACACCTCAGCTAAGCACCAGAaccagcatcagcaccaacaccaacaagcaAAGTGGAAACGATAAGTGTCCAGCTCAGATCAAAAGGCAGGTAGATTCATGCACGTAAAACTCCAACAACGCTGATGATGACAACGACAGCACATCCTTGGCCTTCCCAACTCCCTCTCTATagcttggccttggtctGGGCAGCAGCGTTGATCTCCTCGTACATGCGGTCGATTTCGGCCCTGAACTTCCTGGCGGCCTGGGGACGCTTGAGTTTGAGACTGTGTTTGTGGATGTTAGTATCCTGCCCGAGATCGTCAcgcatgttgttgttgttgtagtagGATGACCAGGATCAGGACTTACGTTGGCGTCAAAAGCTCATTCTCAATCGTAAACGGCTCAATATCCAAATAAACATTCTTGACCTTCTCGTAGCTGTTGAACTTGTGGTTCTTGCCAATGCCATCCAGCAGTTTGAGGAAAGCCGTCTTGACACGGGGGTCGTTGGCGGACTGCTTCAGCTCTTCAAGGTTTTCAGGGGCAATATTCTTCTTGAGTATCCTGCTGGCATAGGGCGCGAAGGTGACGGGGTCGATCCCAAAGATGGCCACCAGGCTGGACTCCTTGGGATCGCCGTGCACAAATGCCATGGCGATCAGGTTGGTGCTGGCCATGTATACGTTCTCGATACGCTCGGGCGAGATGTACTCGCCCTGCGACAGCTTGAGCACGTTCTTCTTGCGGTCGATAATCTTGAACCGGCCCATGCTGTCAACCTCGACGATGTCGCCCGTGTGGAACCAGCCGTCCGCTTCAACCACCTTGGCGGTTTCTTCCGGGTTCTTGTAATACTCCTTAAACATGATGGGACCGCGCATCAGCAGCTCGCCGCGGGGGTTCGGCTTGTCGTCGACAGTGTAGTCGTAGTCTGGCACGGACTCGATGCAGAGCTCGACACAGGGGCAAGGGGGGCCAATATTGCCGGTGGAGAAGTCGCCGGGAACCTGGGCGGTGCCCGTGGCGTACGACTCGGTCATGCCGAAGCCTTGGATGAAATCGTTGCCGAAGGCGGCGCGGAGGAACTGGTGCACTTCAGGGTCGAGCTGGGCGGAACCGCTGACCATGGTGCGGGCGCGGTCGAGGCCCACGCCCTTGAGAACCTTCTTGGTCCAGATGCGGTCATACAGGAAGTGCTTGTTGGTGGCCTTGCCGGTGGGCAGGGCCATGCtctgcttcttggcctccacAACGTAGCGGGACAGGGTGCCCTTGAAGCCGTCGGCGTCGATGGTGGCGGCCTGCACAGCGCCGCTGATGCGGTTGTACAGACGCGGGACGGACATGAGGCCGGTCGGGCGCAGGATCTTCATGTCCTCGACCAGGCCGGCGATGTCGCCATGGAAGTAACCGATGCTAGCGCCCTCGGCCAAAGCGGTCTGGTCGGCCATGCGACCGTAAATGTGCGCCAGGGGAAGGTAGGAGATGTGGATAtcggaggagaggatgctCTGCATCGAGCGGGCAGCAGTAATACCGGCCACACCCTGAGCATGGGTGATCAGGACACCCTTCGGGTCGCCAGTGGTGCCCGAGGTATAGTTGATGGTCAGAACATCCTCACGCTTGGGAGGCTTCATGGAGAGGCCCGACTTGACACCCAGCGCCTCAACCTCGTCGATGGAGAAGATCTTGATGCCCACGTTGGAAGCGGCGGCATTGAGCAGCTCGCGCTTAGTGTGGCCAGCAGGCTCACCAGCATCCAGAGGATCCAGGGAGATAATGAGCTTCAAGGTTGGGCAACGCGGCGCGACCTTGAGGAGGGTCGGGATATGGGGCACAGAGCATGCAATGGCAGTAAGACCActgtggttgatgatgtaCTCGGTGGTCTCGGGACCAAGAGTCTCGTAAAGAGAGATGGGGAACAGGGACTGGGAGAGGAGCGCAAGCTCTGTGATGCTGTTAGCATACCTCGTGCATCATGCACGTGCACGGCGCATTGTGTCCAAGTCGGTACTTGCCAGTGATCTGCCACTCGGGACGGTTCTGCGCCCACAAACCAACGCCATACTTCTCCTCGGTGAAGCCGATGGACTTGTGGATGGCGACAATGCCGGCGCCAAAGTTCTTCCTCCGCTCAGCAACCTCCTTGTAAGTGATCCAAACATACTTGGGCTCGTAGGTCTTGGTGGCAGCGTTCCATGGGCGCCATCCCAGGCACTTCTTGTTGGGCACCTTCTCAACTGAGGCTTCAAAGAGATCGTGAACCGTCTGGTGAGCCGGGTCGAGCGTCTCGAGGAGAGGGCTGTTGACGAACTTCCAATGACGATAAACTGCCGTACGGTTCGGTCGCTGTGTTCCAGGAACAGGCAGGGCGTAAGGAGTCCCAGGAGGTGGCGGTTCCGCAATCGACTTGATATAAGCCGCGGTATCTTGTGAGGGCGCCATGGTTGATTACAGAAGAGGACGGACTGGGTCGCGTAGTAGTACTGTGCCGGCCAAGGAAGGAAATAATACGAATCGCAAGAGGCGCACACTGAGGTTATCGCCAACACCGTCACCGACACTTGGAAAGGTAACAAAGGGGGTTGACGGGCGCAAAAAGAAGGTCACGGTTGCTTGCTCGAGTTGGAGGGTATGGTGCTGCTAGAGAGAAACActtgaggaagagaagggggaggactAGAGAAACAACGGAAAACGACGTCGCAACATCAAAGAAGCAACGATGGACGGCTAACTGGAAGGCGTTCCCCTTTTCGAACATTCAATGGAGCCAAGGTGGTCCTGAGCCGAGTGTGACGAAGAGCGGAGTCCGATCCAGTCTGATGCTTAGTCTGGGGGCCGGTCCGTGGTCAATCTTTGGTTACTTGGGATTGGTTGTCTCGAGACTTTGGCAAAAGGTACTTCGTCTCGACTTTGAAAAGTGCCGCGGCTCTTTTGGAGTCTTTGGAAGCCCAGGGATGATGCATGCCGTTCGGAAGTCCAATCGGGATCTTATGTCCAACCACGGATCCATTGGATAGAGTCTCACCAGGAGAAGAAGTGGCAGTCCCATCTTGATATCTTGTTTTGTTTACCACTTACTTGGTCAGTTCTTGTACTTGTCATGAAGATTTTGAGTAGAGCTAAACACTGACAGGCAGAGATACAAATGTACCTACATTATGGTACTCTGTATCTGGCCATGGTGGTGTAGACATGCCGGTGATCCAATGATGTGAAGAGTGGGAAACAATGAAAAGTGCCCGCTGGCCATGACGATCGGGGGGACCCTCCACACTAAAAACAAGCCGAGGCTCATCAGACCCGCCGGGGTCAGGTGGACCAGTGGCGGCAGCCAAATGGGCTTCCTTTTAGTGCCGTTCTCTCCACGTTGACGATGGACATGCAATGGAAGCACTACAGCCAATCATGATCCACCATTTCATCCAGCAATGCCATTTCATGCGCTTCGCTGTCTGTCGTCTGGAGTCCGAATGAGTCTTGGGGACGCAGGATTCTGCCAAACCCGTCCGATCCGCCCGATAAGTGCCTGCGGTGTGCATGCAGACGGCTATgatcaccatcaacatcattatcatcatcatcatcacacgTACAGGTTTATCACGGTAACCTTTCAACCTGTGCTGTGTGCTTTCTGCCTGTGATGCTCTGCGGTTCATTGGCGGCCATTCCGTATCATTTGTAACGGCCTGTCACATGGGTTGGAATCCAGCGAATTCGTTCTGGGGAAGCTCTTGTCGAGCGGGGTTCTTCCCCAAATCTTTCCATTCCCTGACCGAGAAACCCTGATCAAACACGGGGCTGTTCTCTTGGCATTTTGTGGAGATGGATTCGTGAACCTTGTTGCCAAAAGATTGGAGTGCGAGTTCGTCTGTCTCATTCAAgacaggaagagagagaggatcATGTTGCACATATAGAAGCCTGCTGCCGGACAGACAGACTTAACATGTGGTCTCGAAAGTCATAATTCCGAGCTGGTGGTAATGGAGATCCAACCGTTTCCCCCTTACCCCttcaagaagaaaaaagaagaaaaaaagaaaaaaagaaaagaaaaagaaaaaaaaattccaTCCTGTCAGGCGGCTTCAACCAGGTCGACTCCAAAAGAAGCAAAATATTTCCATCGTCTGACAGCGGTCACATCCATTTATACATGGATTCGAGAATGTCATGACGATATCGACTTATCTCTATCGACCATGGAAAGAATTCCTTCACCATTTGTCTTTGTTCCGCGGCCCGCACGGACGAGTTcacctctttttctcttgtttccttttttttcccttttttccttctcctgttACAGGACCACTTAGTTCTGACACGACATGGCTGACACACATCATCTTCCACTCAAAAGAACGAAGCTCTTGTCCTGCCAAGTCGCAACTGAGCAAGCACTGCCGCAAGCGACTTTCCAGAAGTCAATAAAGAAAGGGGGGGAAAGGAGGATAAAGTGAGCTTCGAGGACTAAGCCGGGCCTATGTCTCTTGTTGCCTTGGCAATGGCGATCATACTAGCGGTATGTGAAGGACTCtattccccttccccttttggATGTTCAGGGGCCTTACAGGGTGTTGCCATTGGCTCAGGGCCTCCTGGGCGCGACCTCAGCGCTACGACACGGAGCTCACCCTGTGTGCAACCTGCCTGtaggtgtagtgtagtgtaggaaCCATGTTTCATGATGGCTTCATTTATATATGACCGAAGTTTGGTCAGGTAGCATTCGAGATTTCAAGATCGGTTCAGCCGGGCGGTTACTGGGCAATGATCCAGAAGATCTCATCAATGGAACAGCAAAGGGGTAAAAGAATAGCCTGGGCCTTGATAAGCGATCTTGAGCTGAATGGGCTCCAAAAGCTTATTTTGTTGCCCTTGTGTTAATCTGTAACCTTTCTCTCTGTTTATTTATCCCTTTCTATCTCTCTTCTGCCTCAATCTTCACAGCAGGTCTGATCTTGTCTATTTGTGATACCCTTTGCCTGgagcttttcttttcctttaatataacttcATTTTGCCTGGTGCATTTTCTTGACCTCGATCACCACGTCTACCCCGCGAGTCAGTATTAGAAAGctagaaaaaagaaaaggaaaaggaaagagaaaacacAACATCTCATAATGGGCTTCAGCATCCTTCTTCCTATCAGAGTCTTTCAGGCAACCTTCTCTATAGTCATCATAGGCCTTTCAGGCTTCGGTAAGTTCAGCACCATCAATCAACTGATGGAAAAGCAACCAGGAGTCAAAGCTAACAAGTACTTCCTTTCTCCAGTCGCACATTGGTACAATACAAACACAGCCTACCTCCCCCCTTCGCCAATcagtttcctcctcttctgcgGCGTCTACTCCCTGCTCTCGGTTCTCTACCTCGGCCTCGTTAGCAAGCTCTTCCCCAAGACCGCTAATCCCTACGCCGTTCTCTCGCTCGAGATCACCAATCTGTTATTTTGGTTGGCCGGCTTCGCCTCCCTTTCCGTTTTCCTCAGCAAGCTTCTCTTCTGCCGCGGTAGTGTTTGCGGCGCTGCAAGAGCGGACGTCGGGATAGGTGCTTGCTTATTCGTCAGCTGGATCGTCACCGTGGCCCTGTTGGCCAGGGACGCCATCAGGTCGGGGGGCTTCGAGGGGTTCAGGAACCACGTCGGTTTCCTGAGGCACAGACGgagcggaagtggaagtcatcATCGGTCTCCTTCCCGGGGGTCGATGGTGGGGATGTCAGCCAAGCACCCTATGCCGCTGCCAACGGCCATGatggcgaagaaggagggggggtaTTCCCAGGTGTCGCTGGCTTGAAGACGTTGGTGGTTGTGGCTAAGTTGCATGAGCataagaaggaggagttgaagaaACAGACAAGACGACATAGAGCTACACCTTCAATAGAGATGGTAACGAAGAAGGTCGTTGGTGCTTGGGATCGGAGAGGGGCGAAAGAAACCCTCATTCCCGTCTAAGGCCGTGCCCGGGCATGTAGGGTAATGAAGGAAATCATGAGGTCACGCTACCACGAGCGAGGTTTCTTCAGCTGGACTGAACCATTTCATGTATCATTCACATCAGGAAACCCGGGCACGGTTGTTGCGCTGGGTTAAAATAGGAGCTGGGGCGTGAGGCTCTCAAGGCACTAGCGTTTGGTAGCACTTTTCAACACAGCGGTCGTTGGTCAACAAAGTTCTGGACTCAACAAAATTCTGAATAAGTGTACTTCTGGTAACTATTCCAGCCCACAAGCTAGAGAGCATTTCCAAACCTGAACGTTATACGTACCGTTGATCTTTCAGTAAATGGTTCTTCATCATGACCACGTGCGAGAACGGACGCAGAACCGGCGTACTGTAAACAAAGCGCACGAGTATGTATTCTAGTCAGGAATATACATTGTATTCTGGTCAGCAATATACACTGACCATTCTTTGTGATATCTCCATGGGAACGATGTGGGCTTGCTTCCAGTCGTTTGTCTGTTCTTGTTTCGACGACATTCGCAGAGGTCTTGTCAGAGGATAAGGTAAACCCTCAACGGTTAGGATAAGAAAAAGGTGATCGACACTCTCCAATCCAGCCGTGGTTTAGGTTTGTTGCCGTAATAAGAGCCATAGATGACGAACAGGTCTCCGCTGAGCGTTGTATGGGTTGAAGTTAttgccctccacctcctAGCAGTAGGCGAGGTAGGATAGGACTCTGACACAGCTCAGGGAAGGGGGAACTTTCCACCTACAAACCTCAGCATCACTTCCTTAACATCACATGATacttccacctcttcctgAACCCAGGACAGCAAAACAACCTAATAACAGACAAAACTTTCAACTTCAGAATACCTGGGTCAAGAGTTTATAGGCCGTTGATCGGCCTGGTTGCCCCGCATTGCGTGCTTGAGCTGCTGGAGACTCAACCCCACACTTTTCCCAATTGGGACAGCACAGGTATCTCTACATATCAGGGCCCTCAAGGTACCCAGTACCTGTAGATCGCCATCAACCCCAACCGACGTTTTGCGTGTATTACACTAGTGAGGGCAGAACGCGTGATCATCAGCTAATGGAGACTCGAGATCGGACGAAGCCACAGCATGATCAGGTACCAAATACCTCAACCTCTGCTTGTCCGGCCGGAGTCGGTTTGGGACCAGCTACCTATGCGGCGAGACAAagagtagaagaagaagacactACCCGAATCCCAATATATCCTGAATCCCGTCTTGAATCCCCTTCCGTTCATTaacctcttcgtcctctttccttcctctcataGAGCCCATATCTAATCCTGTCAACCGAAGAGCCCCGAGGTTCCGAactacttacctctagttcTCGCCACTTCTGACCTGACTACTCTgctgcatcatcatcatcatcatcacaaccaTGAGCCATCACTTTGAGACTCTCCAGGTCCACGCCGGGTACGTTGAACATGTCTCCAGGCTGTGTCGGGATCTCTTCCCGATAGATCATTGACTGACATCCATGCCAGCCAGGAGCCCGACCCGGCAACTAAATCCCGTGCTGTGCCTATTTACGCCACTTCTGTAAGTCGACAATATCTCGCCTACGAGGCATACGAGCTCAAGGGGGGCAAATGTTGACCAGTCAAGTCGTATGTTTTCAATGACAGCGCTCACGGGGCGCGACTGTTCGGGCTCAAGGAGTTTGGAAACATCTACTCCAGAATCATGAAGTGAGCCAAAGCAAGAAAACTTGAAGTGAAGTCGAAACAAGTGTTCTAACGCTGGTACCAGCCCTACCGTTGATGTCTTTGAGAAGCGCATAGCTGCCCTTGAGGGAGGGCTGGCAGCAATCGCTACTGCAAGCGGTCAAGCAGCTCAGTTCATGGCTATTTCTGGGGTCGCCTGCGCTGGTGACAACATTGTTTCGACCTCCAACCTGTACGGTGGCACCTACAACCAGCTTAAGGTCATGCTCCCCCGCTACGGTATCCAGACCAAGTTTGTCACTGGTGACAAGCCCGAAGACCTCGCCGCAGCCATTGATGACAAGACTAAAGCTGTCTATCTCGAGAGCATTGGCAATCCCCGCTATAACATCCCCGGCTTCGAGGCCATCACCAAGCTTGCCCATGAGAAGGGCGTCCCTGTTATCGTGAGTTTAACAGTTGTCTACTCTGTACAAGCTCACCGGAGAACATTTGCTAACTTACGCTCTTCCTAGGTCGACAACACCTTCGGTGCTGGCGGCTACTTTGTCCAACCGTTACAATATGGTGCTGATATCGTCGTGCACTCAGCGACCAAGTGGATCGGAGGACACGGCACAACGGTCGCAGGCGTAATAGTGGATAGCGGTAGGTTCGACTGGGGCAAGCACGCCGACCGGTTCCCCCAGATGGTTGAGCCGTCCGAGGGTTACCACGGGCTCAAGTTCTGGGAGACTTTTGGGCCCATGGCCTACATCACCCGCGTGCGTGTCGAAATTTTGCGGGATCTAGGCGCGTGTCTCAACCCGTTTGCCGCTCagcagctcctcctcggtctcGAGACGCTGTCGCTCCGCTGTGAACGGCACACCCAGAACGCACTCGCGCTGGCCCGCTATCTCGAGAAGAGCCCGTACGTGAGCTGGGTGTCGTACCCGGGCCTCGAGAGCCACGGGTCGCACGAGAACGCCAAAAAGTACCTCAAGCGCGGTTTCGGCGGCGTGCTTAGTTTCGGCGTCAAAGGCGGCGCTTCGGCTGGCAGCCAGGTTGTCGATGGCTTCAAGCTCATCTCTAATCTAGCCAATGTCGGTGATTGTAAAACACTGGCTATCCACCCTTGGTCCACCACGCACGAACAGCTGACGGACGAGGAGAAGATCAGCTCGGGTGTCACGGAGGATCTGATTCGCATCTCGGTTGGCATTGAGCATATTGATGATATAATTGCCGACTTTGATCAGTCCTTTGCAAATGCGGCGGCGACTtcggccaaggaggagggtgagaagGGCTTGGTGGTTGGTCAGGGCAAGGTTGAAGAGGCGGCGCCTACTGTTATCTAAGTGATACCCCTTTTGAATTTTGGGAAAGCGTTGTTCTTTTGAGTTGGTAGTGACAGAATATATTATTCCCCTTTTGCAGATGTTGTTGGGCCGCAATAAATTGTCTAGGAATGTAATTACTGTACTGATTGAGAGTTTAGGCGTCAAGCCAAAACTGCCAATCAGATAGGTTCGCCCAAGTGTCCTTGGTCAGGATTTGATGGTGACCAAGGTATACTATGCAGGTAATTTGAAAGACTCTTTGAAGACCACAATTTCGCACAATATCTGACGAAAAGGGAGTCTCGAAAGAGACAAAACCATGCTTTTTGCATCCATTTATTGCGCATAGCTTAGATGTGTCCCTAGGTATCTCATTCCATCTACGCTTTGTCTATATCCACTCCTTGGTAAAACGCCTTTTAAGTACCTTATGATCGGGGATAACCACCTAGAAAAAGACACgcgctccttctcttccataTCTTATCAAACACCCGCACCCGCAACCTAATCCATCCAACCATGTACTAGTTCTGCCCTCTTACCTCTAACTACTCACTCACTgactaccaccactaccagcagcagtagcaagCTTCTCCCTagccatcctcttcttctctttcttaaCACCCTTCATAGCCTTCCTCGGCCTCTTTCTGCCATCCGACTTGGGTTCGTTCAACAGCCATGCGCCCATAGGCGGTCTAGACCCGATGAACTTGCCTTCGGGGCTGTAGACATCGATGATGGGCCAGTTGAGCTTGatttcttcatcctcctcttccttccttttcctctgcTTGAATTCCTCTTCCGtctcttctactacttctGCGTCCTTAAGACGGGGCGGGGCCAGTGggtcctcttcgtcttccgaCTTAGGTGCGGGTTtaggcttgggcttgggttCGTCGTTGGGGTCGGAAAGATCGAGGTGATCTAGTCGGAAGGGATCTTGGAAGGCGGAAGAGGACTTTCCGGATTTGGAAGGAGATGGAAGGGGATCGGTCCAGtattcttccttctttaCAGTTTCGTTCGTGTTCATAATTTCAGGggtttcctcttcttccacttcgttTTCCTCCTCAGGCTGCTCGTCTCTGTACGGGTTGTACTGCAAACTCTTGGCCCTGACCTGCGCGACAACCTCCACCCATCCGACACCTTCGATCAGGATGTCAATCGACAGCACACGGAACGGCAGGCTATCAACCTTGAACCCGCAAGCgttcttcctcgtcaacgGCCCGCTGCGCTGCTTCGTCACGTCGTACTTGAGCGCAAACGAGCCGGCATGCTTGATCTTCTCGGCCGTCTCGGGGAGCGCAATGTTCTCCACGTTGGGCCTGTCCTCCCGCAGTTCTTGCACCGCAATGGCCTTCTCGGTTCCCGTAACATGCGCCTCGATGGGCGTGAAGGAGTAGGCGAGGAAGGTGACGTCTGGGGTCTTGGGCGTGATGCGGATGAAGCCGCCGACTAGCAGGGATTGCCCGGGCTTGAGGACGGCCTGCTCAGGAACGACGCGCATCTTCATGACGAGATCAGCACGCTTCTCGGGCTTGATGTAAAGTTCCAGGTCGCCGCGAGATAGACCGGGTAGGTCGATTAGCTCGCCCTTGCCGTTGCCAAAAGGGACACGGACTGGAGAGGC
The Neurospora crassa OR74A linkage group II, whole genome shotgun sequence DNA segment above includes these coding regions:
- a CDS encoding O-acetylhomoserine: MSHHFETLQVHAGQEPDPATKSRAVPIYATSSYVFNDSAHGARLFGLKEFGNIYSRIMNPTVDVFEKRIAALEGGLAAIATASGQAAQFMAISGVACAGDNIVSTSNLYGGTYNQLKVMLPRYGIQTKFVTGDKPEDLAAAIDDKTKAVYLESIGNPRYNIPGFEAITKLAHEKGVPVIVDNTFGAGGYFVQPLQYGADIVVHSATKWIGGHGTTVAGVIVDSGRFDWGKHADRFPQMVEPSEGYHGLKFWETFGPMAYITRVRVEILRDLGACLNPFAAQQLLLGLETLSLRCERHTQNALALARYLEKSPYVSWVSYPGLESHGSHENAKKYLKRGFGGVLSFGVKGGASAGSQVVDGFKLISNLANVGDCKTLAIHPWSTTHEQLTDEEKISSGVTEDLIRISVGIEHIDDIIADFDQSFANAAATSAKEEGEKGLVVGQGKVEEAAPTVI
- a CDS encoding long-chain-fatty-acid-CoA ligase 1 — protein: MAPSQDTAAYIKSIAEPPPPGTPYALPVPGTQRPNRTAVYRHWKFVNSPLLETLDPAHQTVHDLFEASVEKVPNKKCLGWRPWNAATKTYEPKYVWITYKEVAERRKNFGAGIVAIHKSIGFTEEKYGVGLWAQNRPEWQITELALLSQSLFPISLYETLGPETTEYIINHSGLTAIACSVPHIPTLLKVAPRCPTLKLIISLDPLDAGEPAGHTKRELLNAAASNVGIKIFSIDEVEALGVKSGLSMKPPKREDVLTINYTSGTTGDPKGVLITHAQGVAGITAARSMQSILSSDIHISYLPLAHIYGRMADQTALAEGASIGYFHGDIAGLVEDMKILRPTGLMSVPRLYNRISGAVQAATIDADGFKGTLSRYVVEAKKQSMALPTGKATNKHFLYDRIWTKKVLKGVGLDRARTMVSGSAQLDPEVHQFLRAAFGNDFIQGFGMTESYATGTAQVPGDFSTGNIGPPCPCVELCIESVPDYDYTVDDKPNPRGELLMRGPIMFKEYYKNPEETAKVVEADGWFHTGDIVEVDSMGRFKIIDRKKNVLKLSQGEYISPERIENVYMASTNLIAMAFVHGDPKESSLVAIFGIDPVTFAPYASRILKKNIAPENLEELKQSANDPRVKTAFLKLLDGIGKNHKFNSYEKVKNVYLDIEPFTIENELLTPTLKLKRPQAARKFRAEIDRMYEEINAAAQTKAKL